One segment of Schistocerca nitens isolate TAMUIC-IGC-003100 chromosome 3, iqSchNite1.1, whole genome shotgun sequence DNA contains the following:
- the LOC126249462 gene encoding matrix metalloproteinase-26-like encodes MFKWNKENIGWDYKGANKRVLGIITSAAFRRIHLYEFNGQRYPKELDGKGNVLGHAFFPNRNNDPFEIHMVKDENWYLEIDKNMSKYQKNLFEVLVHEVGHALGIEHSDNFESIMYSYYNGSHFELPQDDIDVIQSLYAT; translated from the exons ATGTTTAAATGGAATAAAGAGAATATAGGATGGGATTATAAAGGAGCAAATAAAAGGGTATTGGGTATAATAACCAGTGCAGCTTTTAG ACGTATACATTTATATGAATTTAATGGTCAACGTTATCCAAAGGAGTTAGatggaaaaggaaatgtgttaggtCATGCTTTTTTTCCAAATAGGAATAATGACCCATTCGAAATACATATGGTTAAAGATGAAAACTGGTACTTGGAAATTGATAAAAATAtgtcaaaatatcaaaaaaatttatttgaagttTTAGTGCATGAAGTTGGTCATGCATTAGGTATTGAACATTCAGATAATTTTGAATCAATAATGTATTCTTATTATAATGGTTCACATTTTGAATTACCTCAAGATGATATTGATGTTATTCAAAGTTTATATGCAACATAA